The genomic DNA TGCATTTGCAACAGCTCCTCTTTGCAATGAATACCGGCGGCTGCCATGTGAAAGGAGGGCGCAACCATTAATTCCATTGAGTTTTCAGCACTTTTAGAATCGGAAGAAAATGAAATTTTAGAACCCGGTCAGGCTTATATATCACGAGATAATTCTGTAACTTTTACTAGTGACTTTGTGCCGCTTATCAAGCTGGGCAGTATAGTAACGGTTATTCGTGTGATAGGCGAAAAAAGATTGGAACGTTTTGTTGGCAAGGTCTATCTATCTTCACGCAAGCTGCTTAGAATCGTCGATGTTGAAAATGAAACGATTGACGCTGCACTTGAGATGTTTGAGAGCAATGCCGTTTTTCCAACTGAGTTTTTAGTTGCGCCGGGCGCAACCACCCGTTTTAATGTTCAGAAAGCACATGCCGTCAGCGGGTTTGTCCGTTATGTATCGCCCCAATACGTTAAGATATGTACGATGGAGTTTGTAGATAAGGGCGAGTATCTGGTGTTTTCGCTTGAAGAGCCATCGCTCTCAATTGATAAAATGCTGGTGCGCATTAAAGAGCGCATTCTTCTGATGCGTAGCGCTGCACTTCTGCTGTGTGAGGTGGTTTCACTCAACATGCACAACGGGGTAGCGATTGCGGGCTATCTGGATGAACTAAAGGCGAAAGAAGAGCAGGAGTAATAAGCATATTTAAGGCCAAGCCGAACGGGTTATTGCCCGTTCGGCATTTTTTTATTCTGTAGCCCTATTTGCTTTAAGCTGGCTGCCAGAGTGTGTACTGCATCGTTGTCCGCTTTATGGACGGCGGCAACATTGCTTTTAATTGTCTGCAGCAGTTCATCTCGTAATACATTTAGTTCCAGCGGGGCGTCGATGCCTATTTTAACCTTGTCACCTGAAATTTCGGTAATGGTGATATGAATATTGTCGCCGATATGAAACGTCTGACCGCTTTTACGGCTTATGACTAGCATAACGACCCCTCCCCGACGTTATTAAGCGGGGTACGAACCGAATAGTCCTGGTCTAAAACTACCTGGGCGGCGAGTTTTTTAGCAGGGTTAATTACGAGGGGACTTTTCAGGTTGACGGTAGCCTCTCCAGTTTGCGTGTGGATAACCACCAGATTGCGGAAAACGGCATCTTCCTGTGTGGAAAGCTCGAGCTTAGTTAGTACACTGGGTGCAACGCTCGGTGCATAATTGTCAAAAACCATGTGAGGGTCAATAATAATAAAGCAGACGTCCTTGTCATCCACCGATTGCAACCAGCCCAAGGCATCACCCATCTCATCGTCATATAAAATAACAAACTGTTTTTGCGTCTCAAAACCCAAAATAGGGAGTTTAAGTGTCAGAATGCCGTCCTCAGAAATGTCGATATTACCAAAGTCTCTGGTCTCAATGGTCATGTTCTAACTCCTCCGTTTACAGGTAGGCACCGGCAATGCTAACCGGGCCGGCATGCCCGTTTACTTCGTAAAAACTTAAACCAGCCGGTTAAAGCCGGGCGTAGTACTTTCGGGCACATATTGGAAATCGCCCTGGTATAAAAAATTGATTGTGGGCATCTGATAAATATCCATATCAAAATCGGCGGGGGCGTAGCGACGAATAGCGCGATCGACATTCCAGTCTATCGATACCGAAGGGGGGGTATACTGCGTGCTAACCTCGCCAGGCGTGTAAGAAAATCTGATTTGCGCGGCAGGTTTAACAACCAGCGATGTTTTAGTCTGTTCCAGCAGTTTTTGATGATAGATCTGAGCGGGTGTAACACCCTTATCAATCTCGGCCATTTGGTCGGCAATTTTCCCATAGTTTGCTGTAGCTTCGAGCACTGCCTGACGCCCTTTTTCGGCGGCTTTGTCCATCAGGTCGCTCATCTTGTGTAGCCCGATGCTGGCAAAGAACGCAGAACTATCCTGTCTTAGCTGCGGTTGTTCGGTGTGCTGAGAAAGTTTACCCTGATTGACATGGGCATCATGTGTCGGAAAGTTATGCTGTGCACTGATGGTGGCGTTTTTAATGTGGTATTTATACTGAATATCGTTGATATTATAGCGAAGAAGGTTTGAAATCTTGTTCATAAAAACCACCTTTTAAAAGCCTGTAGAATCATTTAGATTTATAGGAAATCAAAGATCGTTTTTGGTAAAATCTTGCTTCCCAGTTGCAGCGTCACGGTCCAGGCCATTTCAAATTCTTTGTTATACATAATTTCTTCGGCGAGGTCGACGCTTTCAACACTGTTTTGTAGCTCTTGAAGCGAAACACGATCGCTTTCAAGCTGAGAATAAACGTTGTCGACAAAACTAACATTGTTGCCAATATCCGCAATGGCTATCAGCAGTTTATCGTGTGAGGTCGACAAAACAGAAAGCTCTTCCCCAAGTGCGGAGTTGTTACCAGTGCTGAGATGATCGGCAATATCGTTAAACAAGCTGTAGAAGTTATTGGGCACACCGTTTTCGTTAACGCCATAACCAAAAACATCCAGGCCTGAAATCGACGACTGAACAGCGGTACGGGTATCAAGCTGAAGCGACGCACCACTGCCAGAAACGGACAGACCCAGGCCGATATCCAGGTAGTTGGTGTTATTATAACCGATTTCGGTGGTGGTGCCATCGCCATTATCGACGGCGGCTTTACCGTTGGAGTCGGTTACAAGGTTATCGATTGGGGTGGTGTTGCCATTATAATAGAGAAGGTCGTCACTACCGACAGTAAACGGCACGGAGTTATCCGCGTTGCCAGCTGAATTAAATAGGTAATGGTCGCCGTACTTGCTGTTTGCAATGCTCAGCACCTGATCGCGCAGATTTGTGACTTCATTAGCGAGAATCTGCCGATCTTGGTTACTCATGGTATCGTTCATGCCGTGGATGACGAGATCGTTCATACGCTGATAAACATCGCTTAATGTGCGCAGATTCGATTCTGCCGTGTCCAGGCGGCTGGTCAGTGAATCGGCATTTGAAATATTGCGCTCGTTATCGCTAAGCAGCTTACGCACACGCAGCGCACGCGCTGCACCCGCCACATTTTCGGATGCTTTATTAAAAGAGCGTTGTGTAGATAACTTTTCGTTAGAACTAGATAAGTTGCTCAGATTGGAGCGCATCCCCCTCAAATAGTTGCGAACTGTGATATTATTCGTGATCCGAGTGCCCATAAACACCCTCCTTTTACTTTAAGAGCGACCAACGAGCCCTGTTCTGTTAATCAGCGTATCCAGAATTTCATCCATTGCGGTCATAACACGGCTCATAGCGTTGAACGCTTTGGTCCACTGCGTCATGTCTACGCCTTCTTCTTCCATAGAAACACCGGAAACTTCACTGATGCTGGTCAATACCGAGTCGGCGATGTCGGAGCTGGATTCCAAACAGTTTTTATTGTAGGAGATTTCAGTGGCCAACTGTGAAGTGGTATAAAACTGAATATAAGAGTCAAACGTCCCCTGAAATTCACCAAAATCGTGTTTGGCAGAGAACAATTGCAGCGCATTTGTGACAAAGGTGGTATCGTCGAGACCCTCGCCGGTTGGGTGGATATCCGTTATGAGATAGGTGGCGTCATTAAGCCAATCGCTATTCACTGTCAGATTGGCCGCAGTTGCTTCACCATCGCCCGAAAAGCTGAAAAGCTGCTTATAATTGCCGGAGAGATCGCCGTTACTATCCACTATTGGGATAAAGCTGTTAAAAGCGTTCGCCAACGTGGAAGCGAAAGCGTCTATTTTATCCATGTAATATAGAATACCGTTTTCAAGCGACTCGCCCGCACTGGGTGAAGCGGAAATGCCACGACCATTAAGCATTTCAAGCGAGCCCTTCAAAATGCCGCTGGAAATACCAGTATCATTCCCAGTGCTTTTCCATGAGAGCTCAACAGTCGTATCACTGCCGCCGTTTGAAAGCAACAGGGCATCATAATCGGTATCCTTCACCGCTACGTGGTTATCGGTGCCCATTGTGATGGTTACGGTGCCGTCAGAAAGATTCTGCACCGAAATGTCAGCATACCGTGAAAGTTGATCAATTAGTACATTACGTTGATCCAACAACTCGTTTGGGCCGTAGGTAGAAAGGTTTCCACCATAAGAAACCGTAACCTCATTTTTTATTGTTTTATTGTAATTTGCAATCTGTTCAAGCAATGAATTAACAGTGTTAGTACTGGTGCTCAGATCGGTTTTTTGCTGCTGCCAGAGGTTGCCTAGCTTTGTACTAATCTGTGTAAACACTTGCGTCAGCGTGCGTGAAGCACTTAAAATACTGCTAGCTACCACAGAACTTTGTCCACCCTCGTTCTGCATTTCAGACCAGGCGTTTTCAAGCGAGGTCAGCGCGGACGTGATGGTGCTGGGCTCTATTTCGCTTAGATTTGTTTCAACATCCTGAAGAATGGTGGTAACGGTATCAAAATAGCCGACGTCGGCATATTCGTCGCGAAAGCGCTTGTCTAGATAAGAGTCGCGAATTTGTGAGATGCCCGATACCATCGACCCGGCACCGGCCAAACTGACGGGGTTGCGCGCATAGCGGCTGGAACTGGTGTTAATCGACATTGAAACAAGATCGACGCGCTGACGGGTATATCCCGTAACGCCGATATTTGCAATATTATTACCGACAATGTCGATGGCTTTCTGACTTGCCATCAATCCTCTTGTGGCGGTTTCAAATCCAAAAAAGGTAGGTCTCATAACTTCCTCCTGACTATTCCTGTGGTGACAAAAGATGGTGTAGCTTAGGCCTTCGTTTTAAAGATGCTAGGAGCATTTGTGCCCTGGTGGCTAAGCGCCGCGCTGTAGGGAGTTGCCGATGGCGCAGCGTCACTGTTTGGCTGGGGGACAAGCGATTCAGGGTTTAAGCGCGTGATGTTGGTATGAGCCACCACCATAGATTTATCGTTGGTAAATCTTATTTCGTCCACTGAAGATTGTATTTGCCTAAATAGGGAGGACAGCGATAACTTATGCGTTTCAGGTATTTCTTCAATTAGCTGGGAAAAGGTCAACTGGCTGCAGCCCAGACTTTCTTGAAGCGCGATGCGCTTGCTTTCAAGATTTTCAATCAGCTTGGTGTTGGCTTGCGCTGTGCTGATGGCGTGCTCAATACGAGGCAACGAATTTGAGAGCAATGCGTTGAGCTTCTCCTTCTCATCACGAGCCATGGTATTCAAAGCAGATGTATATTTTTCAAAAAATGCAAATAACTCAGCCGCCTGTGTTTCGGTTATCATGACAGGGCTCCTTTCTGATAATCCATAAAGGGTTTAACCTAAATAATTCAGAATAGAGGCAGCCAGCTGGTGCGTAGGAACACGGTATTCTCCCGCTTCAATCTGGGCCGAAAGCTGCTGCAGACGCGCGCTACTAACACTGGTCTCAACCTCGGCTGCAATATGCTGCACAGTGCTGCCAAATTCGGCTTGACGCGCTGCTTCAGAGCTTATCGATATGCGGTCAGTATTTGAAGCACTTGAAGGCACGTTGGTATTATCCACCTTGACAGAGGACACACTTTTTGTATTTTCGTAGTATTTGAGCGCCTGATTTCTATCTATTCTCATATTAAATCCTCCCCGGACTATATAAAAGTTTTAATCTGAATCCTTTTAATCGCTTATACTCCTAATCGGCAGATGTTTTAGAAAGTTAACAGGTATATTATAAAAATGCTAAATTATAAAACGACCCATCTGGCGTAGCCCTTGTAATCGTTTGGGGCAGTTGTTATAATATAAAAAAGCTATTGTATCATTAGAAGAGGATTCTCGGAGTTTTTACACCGGGCTTTTTCTGGTTATATAAGGAGAATCTGCAGTATGTGTAGAATCGTGTCTGTTTCTAATCAAAAAGGTGGCGTAGGCAAAACTACAACAACTGGGGCAGTTGCCGCCGCTTTTAATAAAAAAGGGTTTAGGGTACTGGCTGTGGATCTTGATCCACAGGGGAATTTAACTTTTAGCGTCAAGGGTGACAACGAGTTGTCAGCCTCTATTTATGATGTATTAAAAGGTGCGGTTAAGCCGCAGCATGCCATTCAACATGTTGACTCCTGCGATTTAATTGCTTCAAACATATTACTTTCCAGCACCGAACTAGACTTTACCGACAAGGGGCGCGAATATCTGCTGCGGGATGTTTTAGAACCACTGAAGTTCTATTACGACTATATTTTTATCGATACGCCGCCAAACCTTGGCATTTTAACTATCAACGCTTTTACCGCATCGGATTATATCATTGTGCCAGTGTTGTCTGATATTTTTAGCTTGCAGGGTCTGGCTCAGCTGCACGAATCGGTTCAGCATATCAAGAGCTATTGCAATAGTAAATTGCAATTTGCCGGTATTTTGCTTAATCGGTTTAACCCTCGTACCGTGCTCGCCAAGGAGATCATGGGTACAGCGGAAATGGTGGCAAAGTCGCTTAATATTCCGTTGTTTGATACAAAAATTCGTTCAAGTGTTGCTGTGTCCGAGGCGCAGTCGGCACAGGTCAGCATCTTTAAATATTCGCGCACCAGCCCTGCCGTCAAGGATTATTTCAACTTTGCTGAAGAACTAATCGAGAGGGGAATGTAGTATTGGCTCGTTCCAAAAAAGACATCGACAGAGAGCTGATGTATAAAAAGATATTGCCAACAGCGGTGTCTACTGAAAATACTTTTGATAAAACAACGCGGGACAATAGGGAAGAGATAGCGCCGCAAAATATACCTTCGGCGACGTTAGAAGTTAACATTCAGAAACCCGTTGAAGTGATAGTTGCTTCTCCGCCTGTTGAAGAGCGTTCCCAAAAGCTACCTGAAGAACAACCCGAAGAACCGTCGATTCAGTCGCAAATAGAAGCGCAGGTAACGCAGGTGCATGCCTCACAGGATGCGCCACCCGCTTTACAAACAGCGGCAGCGCCCACCGAACCGCCGTTGGTCAATCTAATGGAAGCATTTGTGGAAAAGCGTCTGGATGCGGCGCTAAAGAAGTTTAAATGCTGCACTTGCGAAAGATGCCGCAAAGATGTACTGGCTATTACGCTAAACAAACTTCCACCGTTGTATGTGATCGAGGATGATCCCGATATTAGAGACTTACACGAGCGGGAGCGTGCCGCGCAGGTGGCTACCGCTTTGGTACAAGCGATATTAGCTGTTAAAGCAAACCCCACGCACCAGACAAGCCGTTAAAAAAAGCCCTTCATTTAATTGAAGGGCTTTTCTTATACCGAAAGCGTATTTTAATTACTCCTCAGAAAAGGGGCGCTGCAAACTGTTCCACGTGTAGTTGACCGACTCGACACATTCCAAATATTTTTGTGCCACAATACTGCTTTCAAGGCCCAGATCTTCGGCGCATTTAGAAACGGCCGACCAATCAGCCGCCTCATAAGCAAGAATCAGGCGGTACAAAGTGCCAGCAGGGCCAGATTTGTCAATGAGCGCATCACGGATTTCGTCGATAATCGGAAGTTCTTTAAGCGCTTCTTCAAGTGGAATTTCAAGAAGAATATCCAGCGTTGAAAACATACCCAGCAAATAGGCGTCAGACTTAGCCATATCAAGCCGGGTGGCATATTGTGAAAGTTCTGAGCACAAACTGCCGCGCAAAAAAGAGGTTTTAATGATTTCAGCAGAAAGGTCGCCGTCGCTCTGCTTAAAGCTAAGCAAATAAACCCATTGCTTGAGCTGGCCTAAGCCCAATACAACCAACGCCTGCTTGACCGAGCGCACCCGGTTGCGAAGCGCAAAATAAGCTGAGTTAACCAAACGGATCAACGAGAACGCCAATGTAACGTCGCGTGTAATAATGGTGGATATTTCGTCAACATCGGGTTCATCACGCGTGACGGCGATCATCAGTTGAAAGAAGTTACTCTGTAAATGATCAAGGCGATTCATCTTTGAACTGAAAGCCTGCGAAACGGCGCTACCCTGAAAATAGCCACAGCCCATCGCCTTGGCCTGCTGATATTTTTCGGAGCTGTCGACGTTGTAGGCAATAACCTTCTTCTTAAAACTTTTTGCGATATCAACGGCACTTGACGTGGTTTCATCCAGCGTGTTCATATTAATTTTTAAAAAATCGGATTCACCCAGCAGCGAGAAAAACCGGGGAGAGAATTCAAAGCCCCGCATAGCGATCCGATATCCGGTGCGTTTGAGGTTGATAATCTCGCGTAACGCATCGGGGTGGATTGCCGCGCTGTCATCAATCACAATGACAAGGCTGTGAGGGTTAAACATTCGAGGGACTCTACGCAGCAAAAGATTGGGCGTGAAAGGAATAAAAGCTGTCTTGCTGTCCATAAAGCTATTGCTGTCAAGCTGAGTCAAAAAGCCTTCTATGGCATTGGCGGCCAGAGTATCCCCTTGGTTATAGAGGCTTGCGCGGTTGTCCTCATAAAGCAGCTCGTATCCAAGCAGCTCTTTGCTGTCACTCATGATCGGCTGGCGAACCACATTTGTTTGCATAACGGTTCCTCCCGAAGATTTCTATATCGCAACAAATTGATAATAGACAGAATACCTGCCATTACTATAACATATTTAGAAATAAAACGTAATATCTCTTAAAATTTATAACCGAATCTAAAATCCAGCTCTTTTTTAGTTCCCAACGCCTAATAATTGCTGATCAATTGCGCTTGGCCCAATAAATATCGATTTTGTCACCGTTTTGAATCGGTTCGATATAAGATGCATCGACGCCATTATGAAGCAGCACAATGTCGCCCTGGGGCTTGGTGGGGTCGATGTCCACTAGGTTGAGCATATCCACAAACTGATAGATCCCGCCACCAGGCTTTGGGGGCAGTGTGCGCTTGGTACCGTTGACGGTGACTTCCAGCGCCTGAACAACCGGCATGGGTAACGGTTGCACCTCGTTGGCAGAGGGTTTTTGGGCAACCTCTGAGGCGCTTGCAGAAACGGCTTGAGGTAAAGTTTGTGCAGTGGCGGCCAGCGGTACGTCGATAGTAGCCGTAGCTACCGCGGGCTGTGACACAGCAGCTATTGGCGCGTGCATGTTGGTCGGCTGTTCCTGTTTTGCTGGCTCGTCAGCCGCAGGCGCGGTTGACGCAATAATAGCGTCGTTGTTTTTTAACCGATAGGTTTTAGATCGGGGCAAACCGTTAACGAGAAAGATCAACCCTTGGTCATCGACGCCTAGGTGTCCAAGCAAATCACCGAGTGTTTTAATGATTGAAACTTCAATCCGATCTTTGTTATGTATTTGTTGCCCCGGTACAGCGCGCCGCCCATTTATTGTTGCAAAACAACCGCCTTCAACAGCTGAACCATGGTAATAAACTGTAACGGAATCACCAGCCACAGCAAGCTGGTCGATGTTCAGCGTGGCATCCTTGCCGCTCTGAGCCAAAACAACCTCAATTTCGTCGCCGCTCTTAACCGAGCTGGAAATGCTGGCTGACTCCCCGTTTAGGCGAAGTTCTGCGGGCTGCAGATAACCACCTCTGGCGATGCAGCGCTTTCCGTTGAGCTCATATTCGATACTGCGCCCATTTTTGCCCAAGATATCGCCGTATTTATAGCCGCACAGCAATAAAACATCCATCAGGGGCATCACCGTGCTGCGGAAAAGTTGCTTTTTCTCGCCATTGACGGTGACCGAAAAACCGCGATGCTCTCCAGCAGCAGCAGCTGTGAGTGCAATCCCGAGTGGGGTAGCGTATTCCGGCCCCTGCAAATCCTGATTAGCGGTCATCACGCGCTTCATGAAGTTGTTTCCACCAACTGCAACCTTACGCTGATCTATGCCAAGCTTGTCCGCGACTAGCGCACATAGCGTGGGAACTTTACTGCCCCCGCCTACAAGAAAAACTGCGGCAGGGGATCGGGTATTCGCCTGCACTATCTTTTCGCAAATAACCTTGCTTAGCGTGTCGATGGCACCACCAATTGATTCAAGCAATGCCTCGCGTGATACAGTGTAATCAAAACCCATGATATCGCTGTACGCAAATTCAGCTGTATCGGTGGTCAAAAGGTGCTTCATATTTTCAGCGGTCGCAAAATCCACCAGATATTTGCGGATGATTTCTTCTGTTATTTCATCGCCTGCTACCGTGGCCATGGTGTAGGCGGTTACGCTGCCCTCATCGCAGATGGCGATATCCGACGTGCCCGCGCCAATATCTACTAACGCCAAATTTAACAGTCGTAGCTCGGCGGGGATGACCGCGTTCATAGCGGCGATCGGTTCCAGTGTCAAAAAATCAATTTCAAGGTCAATTTTGCCCATGGCGGCCGAAAGCGAATCGACAACCTCACTGGGTAAAAAGGTGGCGATGACCTCCACTCGGACATCTTTGCCTTTATGCCCAAGAATAGTGGAGTAAGTATAGTTATCCAGAGAAAACCGCTTGACGGAATAGCCGACGCAGTAAAATTCAAGGTCGCCTTCCACCTCAGCCAGCGCCTCGCTAGCACGGCTCACAGCACCCATTTCCAGTTCATAAACGGTCTCTTTGCTGATAGCCTGCTTAGGTGAGAGGATCATCGAAAAATCAGCGGTGTTGGTTTTAAGTGCACGACCTGCCGCAGCCACACAGACCCTGTGGAGCGTAAAGCCCAGCTGACTTTCTAAAGAAGCCTTTACCCGACCTGCCAACGCAGCGACTTCGTCGATATCTTCAATCTGGCCGTCAATCATGGCACGCTTTTCGTGTTCAATCGCCTCAATCGCCACAATATGGAACCGGTCACTTCGCATCAGGCCGACCAGACCAATGATACTGCGGGTACCGATATCTAAGGCAAATACCAACTCATCCGGATTAATGCCAGAAAGAAAATTAGTGTTTGTTTTTGACCAGTCCTTCATAGTTTGCACTCCCATACCAACTGATGCTTAATCGTAGCGATTCTTTTTACGGTTTTGAATTTCTATACGCTGCAACTTAAACAAAACATTACATAGCTGGTCTATTTGCCGAGTTGAAAAGCTGACGAATTCGCAACCGTATTGTTTTTTACCGGGTATTGACCGCTTGGAAGGAATTTCGCGGCATACTCGACACCAGAATTCCATTTTTTTATCCATTAACTGAAAAGTTGTCAGTAAAAGGTCGCCCGGATTTAGATTTCTGTCACTGCTAATTCGGACACCGCCCAAACTAATGTCGTAAAGTGCCAGCGTCATCGAATCTTCTTCAGCGTCCGCCTGGGTGTAGTCCTCATGTTGTAAAACGGCAGTTGCCATTACATTGGTATTAAGCCTAAAATATTTGCGGCGCTCATGGCCTTGTGCGGTGTGTACATTCACCAGCGTAAGCATACTGGTTGTTGATATATAAACATTTCCGCGCATTAATAAGAAACCCTGTTTGCACGCAAAAGAAATTATTTTCACCGGGGTATTATATGCCACCAGGGGCAACCGCTCGTCCTCCTGTGCAGAAACAATAGTTATACGCGCGTCATCTTCAGGGTCTATCGATTCCACACGCGCGACCACGAGTAGGTCATTTTGTTCGGTTTTTATTTCGCAAAGGTTGCCGACCAACTCTTGCAAATAGGTCTTTTTCTCAGGCATTATCCGTTCCTCCTGGTGTCTGGCTTACTGTCAGAATGATGCAAAAAAACAATACATATTTTTGTTTTTATTCTTTGAGAAAGATTTGACATTTTTACACATCTTTTAGCCAATGTACTGTACAATCATATGTTTCTACAGGTGTATATATCAATACTATAACATTTTTTCTAAAAAGAAACCAGATTTTTTAGCGCATAATAGCCTTATACTCTATTTTTTTGAAGCCGGGCGGTGTCGTTGCTCAACCTGCTGTCGCAATTGCTCCGGGTCGGTGTGGTTGGTGGACGGTGGTAACTGACTGTAATGCTTGATATCCTTTGAAATCTTCATCAGCTGGCCGTAGATGATGGCGACAATCTGATAAAGCTCGGGTGGGATCGGTCGGCCAACCTCGAGCATGCACATCAGTGAAGCGGCGCTGTCATCCCGAAAAACAGGGATCCCCTTGCTTTCAGCAATATCGATTATTTTTTCGGCAACGTTGCCGCAGCCCGAGGCAATGACCACCGGGGCAACATCAGCTTCCTCCTGATATTTAAGTGCGACAGCCTTACTCCTTTTATCAGACTTTGACATCTACACCCGTCCTTTTGTGTGGTAATGTTTTGAATACGTCCATGAGCGAGCGATGTTTTTCAAGCTTATCCACAGACAGATTCAGCAGTCGGTACCCTGTGGAGGCGATTTGATCCCGCACCGGCGTAGCCAGAGCCGAAAAGGCTGGCAGATAAGGTGAGGGGCAGAAAAGGTTGATCATAATATCCTTTTCGACCACGGCAAGCTCCGCTTCAAAACGGCCTATGCCGTCAATATCAAATACAATCAGCATATGGATGCAACCCTGCACACGATCGCCTTTAGCATTGGTGCTCTCGGCATTGGGGTCTATCCAGATTTCTGCAAACGATTTTAGATCATCCGACTGTACTGGAACAATGTAATGTAATAGCGGCGTAAAATTGCACGGCGATGAAAGAAGGCTGTAGATAATTTTTTCTATCTTTTCGCCACCAATCGTTGCCAGTTCACTGTTATCATTCTGCTTGCTGATGATTTCAGCAATGATATTCATCACCTTCGAGGGTTCCTGTTCGCGGCTTGTCTGATTGTAGTCATACAGCAAATCGGCTAGCATCTGCTTTTGTGCGTCTCCGTCCAAAATAGTGGAAAGGCTACCGACGCATTCCTTCAAAAAGTTAGGGTTATCATTAAATCTAGAAAGATTATAGATGATCATTGGAAGCACTTTTTGAAGCTTAGGCGAATATAAAATGCTGCTTTTGACAGAGTTAAGCAGCGATAAGGTCTGGTCTTTAAGCTCGGAAAAATTGTTTTGTGCCCCAGGTTCATTAAAACGTGTAGCCAGCTCAGACAGTTTTTGAGAAATTGAAGCGCTGCTTGTCATATTTTCGGACAAAAAAGAAAGACCATTTGAAATTGATTTTAGAATTTTTTTCTGAGAGGAGATAGCGTTGAGCGATTTTAAGAGATTACAGATGCCATAGCGCATTTCAGGTTTATCATTTTGCGCAATTTGCTGGCGTAAAAAATCAAATAAATCACCTTTAAAGGAGGTGGAAGCCTGCTCCTGCTTTAAAAGCTCTCCGGCTATATCCTCGGGTGAAATCAGCATGTCGTTAAAAAGCTGTCCAATTTCATCGGTCAGAGCCTGATTATTCACCGGAATCAGCTTAATAATTTCTTGAAGCATATCGATGTTCTTTAAAAAGCTGACGGTAACAGAAGGATCTTTTAAAAGGTTCATCAAAATGACGGCACTGTTTTCGCGTTCGAGAAAACCGTTATTTTGTTGTAATATCTCGCTTTGCTCGCCGGGTTTTATCACCTTAGTAACATCGGAAAGATGGAAAGGGATGG from Oscillospiraceae bacterium MB24-C1 includes the following:
- a CDS encoding cell division FtsA domain-containing protein produces the protein MKDWSKTNTNFLSGINPDELVFALDIGTRSIIGLVGLMRSDRFHIVAIEAIEHEKRAMIDGQIEDIDEVAALAGRVKASLESQLGFTLHRVCVAAAGRALKTNTADFSMILSPKQAISKETVYELEMGAVSRASEALAEVEGDLEFYCVGYSVKRFSLDNYTYSTILGHKGKDVRVEVIATFLPSEVVDSLSAAMGKIDLEIDFLTLEPIAAMNAVIPAELRLLNLALVDIGAGTSDIAICDEGSVTAYTMATVAGDEITEEIIRKYLVDFATAENMKHLLTTDTAEFAYSDIMGFDYTVSREALLESIGGAIDTLSKVICEKIVQANTRSPAAVFLVGGGSKVPTLCALVADKLGIDQRKVAVGGNNFMKRVMTANQDLQGPEYATPLGIALTAAAAGEHRGFSVTVNGEKKQLFRSTVMPLMDVLLLCGYKYGDILGKNGRSIEYELNGKRCIARGGYLQPAELRLNGESASISSSVKSGDEIEVVLAQSGKDATLNIDQLAVAGDSVTVYYHGSAVEGGCFATINGRRAVPGQQIHNKDRIEVSIIKTLGDLLGHLGVDDQGLIFLVNGLPRSKTYRLKNNDAIIASTAPAADEPAKQEQPTNMHAPIAAVSQPAVATATIDVPLAATAQTLPQAVSASASEVAQKPSANEVQPLPMPVVQALEVTVNGTKRTLPPKPGGGIYQFVDMLNLVDIDPTKPQGDIVLLHNGVDASYIEPIQNGDKIDIYWAKRN
- a CDS encoding PilZ domain-containing protein, whose product is MPEKKTYLQELVGNLCEIKTEQNDLLVVARVESIDPEDDARITIVSAQEDERLPLVAYNTPVKIISFACKQGFLLMRGNVYISTTSMLTLVNVHTAQGHERRKYFRLNTNVMATAVLQHEDYTQADAEEDSMTLALYDISLGGVRISSDRNLNPGDLLLTTFQLMDKKMEFWCRVCREIPSKRSIPGKKQYGCEFVSFSTRQIDQLCNVLFKLQRIEIQNRKKNRYD
- a CDS encoding EscU/YscU/HrcU family type III secretion system export apparatus switch protein; this encodes MSKSDKRSKAVALKYQEEADVAPVVIASGCGNVAEKIIDIAESKGIPVFRDDSAASLMCMLEVGRPIPPELYQIVAIIYGQLMKISKDIKHYSQLPPSTNHTDPEQLRQQVEQRHRPASKK
- a CDS encoding antitoxin, with product MADILKITTPVIDRTAVSANRPVADPSIPFHLSDVTKVIKPGEQSEILQQNNGFLERENSAVILMNLLKDPSVTVSFLKNIDMLQEIIKLIPVNNQALTDEIGQLFNDMLISPEDIAGELLKQEQASTSFKGDLFDFLRQQIAQNDKPEMRYGICNLLKSLNAISSQKKILKSISNGLSFLSENMTSSASISQKLSELATRFNEPGAQNNFSELKDQTLSLLNSVKSSILYSPKLQKVLPMIIYNLSRFNDNPNFLKECVGSLSTILDGDAQKQMLADLLYDYNQTSREQEPSKVMNIIAEIISKQNDNSELATIGGEKIEKIIYSLLSSPCNFTPLLHYIVPVQSDDLKSFAEIWIDPNAESTNAKGDRVQGCIHMLIVFDIDGIGRFEAELAVVEKDIMINLFCPSPYLPAFSALATPVRDQIASTGYRLLNLSVDKLEKHRSLMDVFKTLPHKRTGVDVKV